A window of Phenylobacterium sp. NIBR 498073 genomic DNA:
CGAGGCCTGCCTGGAGACCGTCCGATGAGCGTTCCTACACTCAGCTTCAAGGCCTTCACCGAAGGCTCACCCGCCGACCGCGCGGCCTTTTCCGACGCTCTCATGCAGGGGCTGCAGCAGTACGGCTTCATCATCTTGGCCGACCACGGTGTTTCCGAAGACTTGCTGGAGCACGCCTACCAGCACGCGCAGGAAGTCTTCGCCCTGCCCTATACGGCCAAGCGCCATTACGCGGCCGGCATGCGCGGCTACACCCCGTTCGGGACCGAACACGCCCGCGACTCCAGTCTGCCCGACCTCAAGGAGTTCTGGCAGATCGGCCGCGATCCCGCCCCTGGCCTGCCGGCCGAGGACTTCCCGCCCAACGTCTGGCCGGCCGAGCACCCCGCCTTCGAGCGGACCTTCAGCGACCTGTTCTCGTCACTCGACGCAATCGGTCGCGCCCTGCTCTCGGCCCTGGCGCCAAAGCTTGGCCTGCCCGGCGACTACTTCGACGCCAAGGTGGCGAACGGCGCCTCGATCCTGCGCGTGCTGCACTATCCGCCGGTGCCCGACGACGCCCCCGAGGGCGCGGTGCGTTCGGCCGCGCACGAGGACATCAACTTCATCACCCTGCTGGTCGCCGCCAAGGGCGCTGGGCTGCAGCTGCTCGACCGCGACGGGACCTGGCTGCCGGTCGAAACCGAACCTAAGAACCTGATCGTCGATTCCGGCGACATGCTGCAGCGGCTGACCAACGGCGTGATCCCTTCGACCACCCACCGCGTGGTCAATCCGATCGGCCCCAATGTCAGCCGCTACTCCATGCCGTTCTTCATGCACCCGGCCTCGGACGTCTCGCTGAAGTGCCTGCCCTCCTGCGAAGGCGATGGGGCGAAATGGCCCGAAATCACCGCCGGCGAGTTCCTGGCCCAGCGCCTGCGCGAGATCGGCCTGGCCAAGTAGCCTCAGCGCGGCGGCGCGCCGATGAAGTCCATCTTGCCCACCGGCACGCCCTGGCTGCGCAGAATCCCGTGGGCGATCGCCACGTGGAAATAGAAGTTCGGCAGGGCGAAGCCGAACAGGTAGTCGTCGCCGCGGAACACGTGCCTGTTGTCCGGACCGAAGTTCAGCTCGACCGTGCGGTCCTCCGCGCCGTCCAGGGCCTTGGCGTCGATCGTCTCCAGATAGGCGATGGTGTCATTCACCCGCTGGATCAGCTGGTCGAGGGTGGTCTCGGTGTCGGGCATCGAGGGCGCCTGCACGCCGCTCAGCCGTTGCCCCGACAGTTTCGAGGTGTCGCTGGCCCGCTGCACCTGGCCGGCCAGGGTCAGCATGTCGGGCGCGAGCTGCGCGGCGACCAGCGCATTCGGGTCGCTCCCGCTCGCCGCCGCATGGCCCGCGCCCTTCTGCAGCAGGCCGCGGAGCGCGGTCAGCCCCCTTACGAAGACGGGGATCGAGGCTTGATACATGGTCAGGGACATGGCGCGCTCCAGCGATGGGAATAGTCAGCGCCGGATATGGTCGGCCTCAAGCTCTGCCGCAACGGGGGCGGCCGGCGGCGGCGGAGCGGCGGACGCCTCTTCCAGCAGCCAGTCGCGGAAGGCGGTCGTCACCGGTCGCGCGGACGCCCTGGGCGTCACGAAATGGAACCGCGCCGGGGTCGGTACGAAGCCGTAGGGCGCGGCCAGCCGCCCCGATGCGATATCGCCGGCCACGTAGATCCATGGCGAGACCCCGATCCCCAGACCCGCGACCGCCGCCTCGAGCATGTAGAACAGATGCTCGTACTCGCGGTGCTCGCCGCCGGGACCGACCGGCACGCCCGAATGGTCGGCCCACTCGCGCCAGGCCTGGCGGTGCGGGCGGGTGTGCAGCCGCGGGGCGCTCGCCAGGTCGTGCTCGGCTAGCTGCGGCGCCATCACCGGGCCGTGGTAGTTGTCGAGGAAGGGCGTCGCCTCCAGCCCGTCGCCGGCGATAGTCTCCGCCAGCCGGATCGCCGCGTCGAACGGATCGCGCCCGAAGTCGACAGGCCCGTAGGCCTCCGTCACCCGGATGCTCAGGCCCGGATGGCGCGCGTGGAAACCCGGCAGCCGCGGGATCAGCCAACGCATGGCCAGCGTCCCGACGCAGGAGACGTGCAGCTCCCGCTCGGCGGCCGAGCGCAGGGCGGTGAACGACCGCTCGATACCGTCGAAGGCGCCGCCCAGGCTCTCGGCCAGGCTTAAGCCCGCCTCGGTCAGCCGCAGGCTGTTGCGCGGCCCCTGGGTCAGCCGCACGCCGCACAGCCGCTCCAGGCTGCGCACCTGGCGGCTGATCGCCCCATGGGTGACGCAGAGCTCGTCTGCGGCCAGGTTCATTCGTCCCAGGCGCGCGAACGCCTCGAAGGCGCGCAGGGCGGTCAGCGGCGGCAGATTTCGCTTCGGCATGTGACCTCAGATCACAGACATATCGTGGTTATACGCTACGCCCGGACCCGCGAAAGCCGGCCTTACCGATCCATGTCACCAGGTCCCTGCATCACCTTCATCCAGGCGTGCGGGGGCTCTTCCAGGCAGTCGCGCGGAATGCCGTTGCGGGCCGCGACATCCACCCGGAGAATCCACCACCAGCAGGCCCAGAGCTGGTGCAGTTCGTAGACCATCCGATCGAGGAGCCAGCGGGCGACGCCACGTTCCTCGCCTGCCGCCATCGTCATCTGCTCGACCAGCATCGGTCCGTCCTCGATCTGCAGCCGGAGGATGCAGGCGCCCGTCGACGGCCGCAAACGACTACTTGGCCGCTGGTCAGTGAGCTCAACTCACTAGGCCGGGCGGTTGACAGCCCCGCCGCAGGCTCCACCCTTCACGGCATGGAAACGACGCAGATCGCCGGCCATCGCGTGCTCCTCTGGCCCGAGGACGGCCAACCCCTGGCGAGCGGCCACGACGCCAGCGACATCATCGGCGACGCCTTCTCCACCCAGGCGCAGATCGTGGCGCTGCCGGCCGCGCGGCTGTCGCCGGACTTCCTGCGCCTCTCCACCGGGCTGGCGGGCGACGTGCTGCAGAAGTTCGTCAACTACGGCCTGCGCGTCGCCATCGTCGGCGACGTCTCGGCCGCGGCCGCAGCCAGCGCGCCGCTGCGCGACTTCATCGGCGAATCCAATCGCGGTCGCCACGTCTGGTTCGTTCCGGACCTCGCCGCCCTCGAAGCCAAGATCGCCGAAATCGCATAACGACGTTTCGTGACGTGACCCAGGTCACAGCGACCGGCCTGCGCCGGGCCTACGAATCTGCCTCACAAGACGGCCGCATCCCGTGGCCCTTCACTCCCCTGGAGGCAGTCATGCATCGCTTGGTTCTCCCGACCCTCGCCGTTCTCGCCCTGTCCATCGCGGGCGGCGCTCATGCCGAAGAAGGCGTCATGCGGGTCAAAGTCGGCGACATCAACGTCCATTCGGACGCCGGCGCCCGCACCGCGTTCAAGCGCATCAACCTCGCGGCCCGCGACTTCTGCGGCCCGCTGCAGGGCTACTCGGCCGCCTACCCGGCCGAGGTCCGCGCCTGCCGCAAGGAGATGGTGGAAAAGGCGGTCACGAAGCTCGACGCCCCGCTGGTCACCGCCCTCTACTCGCCCCAGACCGCGACCCAGCTGGCGCGGCGCTGAACTGAACGGCCCACGGTTCGGCCCGCTATGATAGCCTCCGCTCTCACGAGCGGAGGCTATTGCCTTGTCCGATCTGGCCGCGAACGCCGTCCTGACGAGCCTCGCCAGAAGCCCGGTGCTCGCGCACTTCTCGCAAGGAGGCCTTGAGCGTCTGGCCGCGTCCGGCGGCTGGCTGGCGCTTGAACCGGGAGAGCTCTTGTTCCAGGCCGGGGATCCTGGCGATGCGGTCTATGTCATCGTCGACGGAGAGGTCGAGGTGCGCAACTCCACCCTCGACGGCCGCGAGGTCCGCCTGGTCGCGCTCGGCCCCGGCGCCTTGGTCGGCGAAATGGCCGCCCTCGACGGCGGACCGCGCTCGGCCGATGTAGCCGCCACCCGCCGCGCGCGGCTCTGGCGCATCGCCCGCAGCGCCATGCTCGCGGCTCTGGAGGCCGAACCCAAGGCCGCCGTTGCGCTCGTCATCGAACTCAGCGCCCGGTTGCGGGTCGCCGACGGCGCGATCAGCGACAAGACGGTGCTCGACCTGGCCGGTCGCCTCGCCCGGCTGCTGCTGACCGAGGTCGGCGCAAGCGGACTCCTCCCCCTCACCCAGACCGAAATCAGCCGCCGGCTCGGCTTCTCTCGCGAAAAGGTGAACCGCAAACTCCACGAGTGGGCGCGCGAAGGTTGGGTGGAAATCACCCCTGCTGGGGTGCGCGTCACCTCGCTCGAACGCCTCCAGGCCTTGATCGGCCGCCGATTGGGCCAATAGTCCGCCGCCGCCCGGCAGGGCGGCAGTGCGCTCGCGCGCTCTAATCCCCTTAATAGAGTTCAATCCGAAGACACGGTATGGTTAGCCAACTCGGCGCCGCCGGCCTCCCCCTGGCGCTCGCTCGGCGCTGATCCCACGACTGAGGGACGACAGATGCCTGCGCTTCAAACCGCCATGTCCAAGCTCAACACCTCGTTCACACCGGGCGAGATCGACAAGTTCGCCGCCAGCGCCGAGGCCTTCGCGCCCGGCAAGAAGATCGATCCGGGCCTGCTCGCCACGCCGGGTACGGTCCTGCATCGCGCCCTGGGAACCTATCTGGACACCCTGCCGGGCTCGTTCCACGAGAGCCTGCGCGGCATCATCTACTATGCGCTCAAAGCCACGCCCCCGATCCCGGTCACCTTCGCCTGGGCGCCGGGCTACGACTTCGAACTGAACGTCTGGCAGGCTCCCGACACGACCGAGACACGCGGCGGCGTCACCGTGCTGATCAAGAGCCGCTATCCGGCCGACAAGCACCCGCTGGCCTGAGCGCTCAAGGCTCGTCGCCCAGGAACGCCATCCGCACGCCTTCGCGCAGATGACGCTCGTCCTCGGGATTGGCGTAGGTCACCAGCCGCGGCGCTTCGGCCCGCGCGCGCGCGCGCACGTCCAGCGGATAGGCCGCGCGGGCGTCGTCGAACCGGCCTAGCCGCGCCAGGCCGGCCGCCAGGATCGCCGCGGCGCGGGAGTCGTTCAACCGCACCGCCGACTGCGCATGGCGCACCGCCTCGCCGTAGTTGCGCGCCTGATAGTGGGCCAAGGCCAGCAGCTGCAGCATCGGGGCGATCTGCGGATCGTAGGGACTGAGCCTCAGGCTGCGCTCGATCGGCTCCACGGCCTGCGCCGCGCGGCCCGAATAGATCAGCACCTGGCCTAGCCGGAAATGTCCGAACGCGAAGTTGGGGTTCAGCGACAGGGCCCGCTGGGCCTGCTCCAGCGCCTCCTCGTGGCTGCCGAGATAGAGCGCCGCCCCGGCGGCGGCGAAGTAGCCATAGGCATCGCGCGGGTCGAGCGCCACCGCCCGCAGCGCCGCCGTTCGCGCGTCCTCCAGATCGGCCATCGGCACGCGCGACCAGCCGTAGATCGCCCCGCCATAGAGCATTCGCGCCAGACCGACATAGCCCAGCGCCAAGGCCGGATCGCGGTCGATGGCCTGGCGGAACAGTTCCAGCGCCTGATGATAGTCGTCCCGGCTCATCCGGTTAAAGTGCCACATGCCGCGCTGGAAGCAGTCGAGCGCGCTGAGGTCGGCCAGGCTCTTGCGGACGCTGCGCGAGGCCTCGGTGTCGAGCATGGCCGGCTCGATGGCGGCCACGACGTGCTCGGTCACCTCGTCCTGCAGCGCGAAGAGATCGACGATGTCTCGGTCAAGGCTGTCGGCCCAGATCTGCTGGGCGCTGGCGGATTCGATCAGCCGGACATTGACCCGCACCCGCTCCCCGGCCCGCCGCACGCTGCCTTCCAGCACGTAACGCACCCCAAGGTCGCGCCCCACCTGGCGGGCGTCCACGGTCCGGCCCTTGTAGGTGAAGCTGGTGTTGCGATCGATGACGAAGAACCAGCGCCAGCGAGACAGCGCGGTCACAACGTCCTCGGTGATCGCGTCCGTGAAGTAGTCGTGCTCGGCCTCGCCGCCGAAGCTCTGGAACGGCAGCACCACGATCGAGGGCTTGTCCGGCAGGGCCAGGGCCGGACGCCGGCCCAGCTCGACGGCGCCGCCATCCAGCAGCACGCGATACACCCGCACCGGCCGCGCCAGGTTCTTCAGCGTCTGCTCGCCGACATCGTCGAACCCCACGTCGACCCGGCCCTGGGCGTCCTCCTGGACGCGGGCCGAGACCCAGATGCCACCGGGTTCGGCGAGCCCCTCCAGCCTGGCGGCGACATTGACCCCGTCGCCGAGGATGTCCTCGCCGTCGATGACCACGTCGGCGGCGTTCAGCCCGACCCGGAAGCGGATCTGGTCGCGCTCGGCCACGCCGTCGTTGCGCGCGAGCATCCCGCGCTGAATCGCGATGGCGCAGTTCAGCGCGTCGACCACGCTGGCGAACGCCGCCAGCAGCCCGTCGCCTGCAGTCTTGATGATCCGGCCGCGGGCGGCGGCGATCGACGGTTCGACCAGTTCGTGCAGGTGCTCGGCGAAGCGCGCCAGCGTCGCCTCTTCGTTGGCCTCGATCAGCCGCGAATAGCCGACCACGTCGGCGATCATGATCGCGGTGAGCCGCCGCTCCATCCAGGCCAAGCCTCCTTCGGCCCGCCCCCGCACAAGCGCGGACTATATCAGGACTGGCTCACCGCCAAACGCCTCGATGCCGAATTGCCCGCGCAAAATCATCGGCTTACGCTCACGCTGCGACAAATCCCGACTTCTGGGCGACCGGCGGGGACGCCTCGCGCAGGGGTTTGGTCTAGTCTGCCCCGATTGGACGCGAGAGGCCCGATGTTCAAGTCCGCTGAATCCCGCCAGGCCGCGTGGCTGACGCTCGGCATCTGGCTGCTGTCCGGCTCGCTGGCCTCGACGATCGCGACCATCGTCGGCGTGCAGATGACTCCGGCCTTGATCGGCACTGCTGTCGCCATCAACCTGGTCGGCATTCTCTCCTCGGTCGGGCTCTACCGGGTCGCCGTTCACGTCCGCGACAAGAGCGCGTTCCAGCGCATCGGGCTCATGGCGGCCGCGGTCGTGGTCCTCGCGAGCGTGCTGTCGGCGTCCGACATGCTGATCATGGACCTGTCGAACACGGCCAAGCAGTGGTCGCCCAACCGCACCCTATGGATGCGCTTCGCCAACAACGCCGGCGGCTTCTTCTGGATCCTCGGCGCGCTGGGCGCGATCTACACCACCCTGCAGGCCAACCACATGGTCCGTGAGCGCGAGCGTCAGCTCGCCGACGCCCGCACCGCCGCCAGCGAGGCCAACGCCGCGGCCAGCGCCGCGCGCCTGGCCGCCCTGCGCTACCAGCTCAACCCGCACTTCCTGTTCAACACGCTCAACGCCGTCTCGTCCGCGGTGATCACCGGCCGCAACGACGAGGCCGAGAGCATGCTGTCCAAGCTCGCCGACTTCCTGCGCGTCACCCTGGTCGCAGATCCCGAGGCGATGATCTCGCTCGACGATGAGATGGCCACGCTGCAGGCCTACCTTGAGATCGAGAGCGTCCGCTTCCGCGAGCGGCTGGCCCTGGAGTTCGTCTGCCCCGACGACCTGCGCACCGCGCTGATCCCGTCCTTCCTGCTGCAGCCGCTGATCGAAAACGCCATCAAGCACGCCGTCTCGCCGACCAGCGCCACCGTCACCATCCGCCTCGAAGCGACCCGCGACGGCGAGGATCTCGTGGTCCTGGTCCAGGACGACGGCGACGGCGGTCATGGCGGCGAGGTCCGCCCCGGCGCCGGCGTCGGGCTTGGCAACGTGCGCATGCGGCTTGAGGCGCTCTACGGCCCGCGCGGGGTTCTGCAGGCCGCCCCGCTCGCCCGCGGCTTCCTCGCCATGGTGCGCCTGCCGTTGCAGCGCGCCGCCACCGTCACACCCATCCGTTCAAAGGCCGCCGCCTGATGCGTCTCCTGCTCGTCGACGACGAACCCGCTGCGCTCGAGCGGCTGTCGGCCCTGCTGACCCAGGTCAGCGACGTCGAGGTGGTTGGAACCGCCCGCAACGGCCGCGAAGCCGCCGAGGCGGTCGAGGCTCTCAAGCCGGACCTCGTGCTGCTCGACATCCAGATGCCTGAGCGCAGTGGCCTGGACGTCGCCGCCGGCCTGCCGCTGGACGAGCGGCCGGAGATCGTCTTCGTCACCGCCTTCGAGCTCTACGCCGCTGACGCCTTTGAGGTCGAAGCCGCCGACTATCTGCTCAAGCCGGTCCGCTTCGATCGCCTGCGCCAGGCGATCGAACGCGCCCGCCGCCGCCGCGCCCTGCGCGCGGCCGCCGCCCGCGCCGAGGAAGCCGCCGCCAATCCCGTCGACGAGGACCCCGACGGCTTCTGGGTCCAGGTCCGCACCGGCTTCGTGCGCGTGCCGTTGGGCGAGATCGACTGGATCGAGGCGGCCAAGGACTATGTGCTGCTGCACACCGCCACCCGCAGCCACATCCATCGCGCCACCATGACCGCCCTGGAGCGCAAGATGCCGCCCGCTGAGATGATCCGCGTGCACCGTTCGGCCTTCGTGCGGCCGGCCAAGGTCAAGGAGGTCAAGCGCCTGGGCAAGGGGCTGATCTCGCTGGTGCTGGAGGACGGCGTGAACGTCGCTGTCGGCCCCTCCTACGTCAACGCCGTCACCGAGCGCCTCGCCCTCTACCAGGACTGAGCCGCCCAAACCAAAA
This region includes:
- a CDS encoding adenylate/guanylate cyclase domain-containing protein, which encodes MERRLTAIMIADVVGYSRLIEANEEATLARFAEHLHELVEPSIAAARGRIIKTAGDGLLAAFASVVDALNCAIAIQRGMLARNDGVAERDQIRFRVGLNAADVVIDGEDILGDGVNVAARLEGLAEPGGIWVSARVQEDAQGRVDVGFDDVGEQTLKNLARPVRVYRVLLDGGAVELGRRPALALPDKPSIVVLPFQSFGGEAEHDYFTDAITEDVVTALSRWRWFFVIDRNTSFTYKGRTVDARQVGRDLGVRYVLEGSVRRAGERVRVNVRLIESASAQQIWADSLDRDIVDLFALQDEVTEHVVAAIEPAMLDTEASRSVRKSLADLSALDCFQRGMWHFNRMSRDDYHQALELFRQAIDRDPALALGYVGLARMLYGGAIYGWSRVPMADLEDARTAALRAVALDPRDAYGYFAAAGAALYLGSHEEALEQAQRALSLNPNFAFGHFRLGQVLIYSGRAAQAVEPIERSLRLSPYDPQIAPMLQLLALAHYQARNYGEAVRHAQSAVRLNDSRAAAILAAGLARLGRFDDARAAYPLDVRARARAEAPRLVTYANPEDERHLREGVRMAFLGDEP
- a CDS encoding DUF4180 domain-containing protein, with amino-acid sequence METTQIAGHRVLLWPEDGQPLASGHDASDIIGDAFSTQAQIVALPAARLSPDFLRLSTGLAGDVLQKFVNYGLRVAIVGDVSAAAAASAPLRDFIGESNRGRHVWFVPDLAALEAKIAEIA
- a CDS encoding LysR substrate-binding domain-containing protein, whose amino-acid sequence is MPKRNLPPLTALRAFEAFARLGRMNLAADELCVTHGAISRQVRSLERLCGVRLTQGPRNSLRLTEAGLSLAESLGGAFDGIERSFTALRSAAERELHVSCVGTLAMRWLIPRLPGFHARHPGLSIRVTEAYGPVDFGRDPFDAAIRLAETIAGDGLEATPFLDNYHGPVMAPQLAEHDLASAPRLHTRPHRQAWREWADHSGVPVGPGGEHREYEHLFYMLEAAVAGLGIGVSPWIYVAGDIASGRLAAPYGFVPTPARFHFVTPRASARPVTTAFRDWLLEEASAAPPPPAAPVAAELEADHIRR
- a CDS encoding histidine kinase yields the protein MFKSAESRQAAWLTLGIWLLSGSLASTIATIVGVQMTPALIGTAVAINLVGILSSVGLYRVAVHVRDKSAFQRIGLMAAAVVVLASVLSASDMLIMDLSNTAKQWSPNRTLWMRFANNAGGFFWILGALGAIYTTLQANHMVRERERQLADARTAASEANAAASAARLAALRYQLNPHFLFNTLNAVSSAVITGRNDEAESMLSKLADFLRVTLVADPEAMISLDDEMATLQAYLEIESVRFRERLALEFVCPDDLRTALIPSFLLQPLIENAIKHAVSPTSATVTIRLEATRDGEDLVVLVQDDGDGGHGGEVRPGAGVGLGNVRMRLEALYGPRGVLQAAPLARGFLAMVRLPLQRAATVTPIRSKAAA
- a CDS encoding DUF1993 domain-containing protein yields the protein MSLTMYQASIPVFVRGLTALRGLLQKGAGHAAASGSDPNALVAAQLAPDMLTLAGQVQRASDTSKLSGQRLSGVQAPSMPDTETTLDQLIQRVNDTIAYLETIDAKALDGAEDRTVELNFGPDNRHVFRGDDYLFGFALPNFYFHVAIAHGILRSQGVPVGKMDFIGAPPR
- a CDS encoding Crp/Fnr family transcriptional regulator, with the protein product MSDLAANAVLTSLARSPVLAHFSQGGLERLAASGGWLALEPGELLFQAGDPGDAVYVIVDGEVEVRNSTLDGREVRLVALGPGALVGEMAALDGGPRSADVAATRRARLWRIARSAMLAALEAEPKAAVALVIELSARLRVADGAISDKTVLDLAGRLARLLLTEVGASGLLPLTQTEISRRLGFSREKVNRKLHEWAREGWVEITPAGVRVTSLERLQALIGRRLGQ
- a CDS encoding UrcA family protein — encoded protein: MHRLVLPTLAVLALSIAGGAHAEEGVMRVKVGDINVHSDAGARTAFKRINLAARDFCGPLQGYSAAYPAEVRACRKEMVEKAVTKLDAPLVTALYSPQTATQLARR
- a CDS encoding LytTR family DNA-binding domain-containing protein — its product is MRLLLVDDEPAALERLSALLTQVSDVEVVGTARNGREAAEAVEALKPDLVLLDIQMPERSGLDVAAGLPLDERPEIVFVTAFELYAADAFEVEAADYLLKPVRFDRLRQAIERARRRRALRAAAARAEEAAANPVDEDPDGFWVQVRTGFVRVPLGEIDWIEAAKDYVLLHTATRSHIHRATMTALERKMPPAEMIRVHRSAFVRPAKVKEVKRLGKGLISLVLEDGVNVAVGPSYVNAVTERLALYQD
- a CDS encoding 2-oxoglutarate and iron-dependent oxygenase domain-containing protein, encoding MSVPTLSFKAFTEGSPADRAAFSDALMQGLQQYGFIILADHGVSEDLLEHAYQHAQEVFALPYTAKRHYAAGMRGYTPFGTEHARDSSLPDLKEFWQIGRDPAPGLPAEDFPPNVWPAEHPAFERTFSDLFSSLDAIGRALLSALAPKLGLPGDYFDAKVANGASILRVLHYPPVPDDAPEGAVRSAAHEDINFITLLVAAKGAGLQLLDRDGTWLPVETEPKNLIVDSGDMLQRLTNGVIPSTTHRVVNPIGPNVSRYSMPFFMHPASDVSLKCLPSCEGDGAKWPEITAGEFLAQRLREIGLAK